The following are encoded in a window of Magnolia sinica isolate HGM2019 chromosome 11, MsV1, whole genome shotgun sequence genomic DNA:
- the LOC131218760 gene encoding uncharacterized protein LOC131218760: MENYSYSSYPDSGDSSPRSREIDCENASFDEPLPPNYKVKFMCSYGGKIQPRPFDNQLSYVGGDTKIMAVDRHIRFPTLISKLNSLIDTEDPSSICFKYQLPGEDLDALISVTNDEDLEHLMLEYDRLHRASSKPARLRLFLFSVSPPISAPASDPKSDRQWFVDALNSAPTPPPIQSIDVSSPPAAVGTPDFLFGFDKSSAAAAAAAGKLQDQAVESTVVETAPLENLAGSELAKEVAAESAAEIQRQIQDLHRMQIANQEQGVFQRRSDEGLPRAFPGDFYIQKPPEKTVPPPAPAPAPAPAPVPAPATVPVPTAVPQGYWQERQMMQASGYAPAAATGVDQPVYFVSSPAGVYQPAPVRPVTSQVGQGYYVQRMVPDVYREQAVYSMGPPPPAVQKVGPGPYVDGGMGVVRPQVADAGAYAQMAYDSAGRQLYYTTPGGVMPAYQTMAAATTNVDVRQAGGALNPEGKVGKPTTQAS, translated from the coding sequence ATGGAGAACTACTCCTACTCCTCCTACCCAGACTCCGGCGACTCCTCACCGAGGTCACGTGAGATCGACTGCGAGAACGCCTCCTTCGACGAGCCGCTTCCTCCCAACTACAAGGTGAAATTCATGTGTAGCTATGGCGGCAAGATCCAGCCCCGGCCTTTCGACAATCAGCTGTCCTACGTTGGTGGGGACACGAAGATCATGGCTGTTGATCGCCACATCCGCTTTCCAACTCTCATCTCCAAGCTCAACTCCCTTATCGACACCGAAGATCCCTCCTCCATCTGCTTCAAGTATCAGCTCCCGGGCGAAGATCTCGACGCTCTCATCTCCGTCACCAACGACGAGGATCTTGAGCACTTGATGCTCGAGTACGACCGTCTCCACCGCGCTTCGTCCAAACCTGCTCGCCTCCGCCTCTTCCTCTTCTCCGTCAGCCCTCCGATCTCCGCCCCAGCCTCCGATCCCAAGTCCGACCGGCAGTGGTTTGTCGACGCGCTGAATTCCGCGCCGACTCCTCCGCCGATCCAATCGATCGATGTTTCGTCGCCGCCTGCTGCCGTCGGTACTCCCGATTTTCTGTTCGGGTTTGATAAGTCGTCCGCTGCCGCTGCTGCTGCGGCGGGGAAATTGCAAGATCAGGCGGTGGAATCGACGGTCGTGGAGACTGCCCCGTTGGAGAATCTGGCTGGATCGGAGCTAGCGAAGGAGGTCGCGGCGGAATCAGCAGCCGAGATCCAGCGGCAGATCCAGGATCTGCACAGAATGCAGATCGCGAACCAAGAACAGGGGGTTTTCCAGCGGCGGAGCGACGAGGGCCTGCCGAGGGCTTTCCCCGGGGATTTCTACATTCAGAAGCCGCCGGAGAAGACGGTGCCACCGCCCGCGCCTGCGCCGGCGCCTGCGCCCGCGCCGGTGCCGGCGCCGGCAACCGTCCCGGTCCCGACCGCTGTTCCGCAGGGCTACTGGCAAGAGAGGCAGATGATGCAAGCCAGCGGCTATGCCCCCGCAGCGGCGACGGGCGTGGACCAGCCGGTCTACTTCGTGTCATCGCCGGCGGGGGTTTATCAACCCGCGCCCGTACGCCCGGTGACCAGCCAGGTCGGTCAGGGGTACTACGTGCAGAGGATGGTGCCAGACGTTTACCGGGAACAGGCGGTGTACAGCATGGGCCCACCCCCGCCAGCCGTGCAGAAGGTGGGGCCGGGGCCGTACGTCGATGGGGGCATGGGGGTCGTACGGCCTCAGGTTGCCGATGCGGGGGCGTATGCGCAGATGGCTTACGATAGCGCAGGAAGGCAGCTATACTACACTACGCCAGGGGGTGTAATGCCCGCGTACCAGACGATGGCAGCAGCTACAACCAACGTGGACGTGAGACAGGCTGGTGGGGCCTTGAATCCGGAGGGAAAGGTGGGTAAGCCTACAACTCAAGCTTCTTGA